ATTCCAAGCAAACTGAGATTTGAGAACTGTAAGTATGTATTTTGTCCTGCGAGTAGTCTGTGCTATGTTGTGTCTGTATCCCAAGAAGGTttaccatagtcaatttgcactCTTAATGTTGCAGTTTACCATGATTTCCCCATGCTTTCTACTTTGCATACACATGTTTTATCATCATTTTATATGCTTCTCTTTGCTTTCTATGGGGCAGCTCACTCCAGGCTTCTCCCAGCTTGCATCAACTGGTTATGTGTGGGGAGCCTTCACCCCACCTTATACATATAAAGTGCTAACTGATCACGCTGGCAGcaattcttatgttcttatgttcttatattaattCAATCCACATATTACCATAATATGAGACAGGGAACTGCTCACCCCATCACATAACCCAGACTACAGTGGATCTATGTGTATCACAGAAAGTACTCAGGTAGCATCCTAGTACAGTACCTGCTACACTGGAAGTGAATCTGTGGAGTTGTGACAGGTGAACATTGAAAGTGTGAAGACTTTGTAGTTAtgctaataaaaataacatttttttttaaaagccttggtcAAACCCTTTTACAGGGGAATGACTGTTTGGTGTCACATGGAAACGAGGTGTAACTAGCTGTCCTTTGCTGGTCTTGCTTGTTCCTCAGGGCTTGGAAGAAGTGTTCACAGTGGAGTTTGAGAGCAGCAAGCACTTCAGAGGCAGAGCTGGGTGCCGCCTGCAGGAGACCCGGCTGTGTGATCTGGTGCAGTATGAAGATGCAATGAGGTGCCCTGTCACTCCTGGGGACTCTGTCCTGGCTCCCTGGGAGCCCGATTTGGAGCGATATGGACCAGGAACTGTGCTGTTGGGCCAGGAGAGGCGAGGGCATAATTCAGGTACAGCATTGCTGATATTGTCTGAAATGCAGATCTTTTTTCTACTTTCGGCATTTTCTTTGCTCTCAGTTTTACTGTGTACTTGAACGTTTTATTTCTAGTACATATTTTCCACCTAGtcaaagtacagtatgtgttaattTGGCCTCAGTTGTGAGTTTGCGTTTTGTGAATATGGGCCTTAGTAACTAAAGGAAGGTAATAAAGTTTGGAGTTGTTTTGCAAATCTAATTGCTGAGTGTAGCAACAGAATACCCTAAGATAACAGAAAATTAGCAGCTTTACAATAGTaatattgtatgcatttaaatacaacagaaaacaataagCATAAGTGTCCCTATTCTCAATTATCCTTATCAGTGGATCTTCAGTGACAATGCAATAGTTCATATCAGTACCACAGTGAAATAATTGCTCCAAATCTATTTGTTGCTGTGAAGGTAGTGCTGTGGTTTGTCAGTTGTTATGTAAAACACTGACATTATTATGGCATCCATACACAGGGCTTTAAATTAACGGTGGTTGTGCAGCTATTGCCATGGGTGCCCTTCTCAATTGCTGCAATGCCCATCAAAATATATTCACTTATGGCCACAGTGCCCTTTCAGCTACAACAATGAGAGACGCCTGTACACACTAAATTAGCAAGTGTTCagatccaaacaataacatgatttCTACCATGTATAataatgccatctcagaaaagAGTCCTAAAAACAAAGTAGAATGCCTTGCATAATCTGCAAAGAAATATCAAAACTTGATCATTTTTTTCAGGTCattagtttagaaatgtttatattttttcaagAATTACTGTACTAACATAAATATGGTTGAATTGCCAttatccttttattttaatttccttactTTTACCACAATGACACAAAATCTGTAGGAAATACTTTTCTacattgtattacagtatttgttatcATTATTCGTTTATCTTATGATAAAGGTAGATTTATGTTTTTTCAGTTGATCCATGAAcacattttatatgttacatgCAGGGATTGTATTTCTGAGTTTAGTTTATGTTAAACTTAGTAGAATATATGCTATTAAAATGGAACAAAAGTGTCCCATGGCGTAGCAGTAAAAGCCAATGCTTTCAGCTCAGGGAGCTAAACGTCCTCACAGGCTTGAATTGAATTTCGTCTGCTGGTTACCTCACATAGTGTATGCATTTCACCCAATTCGATGTAGCGCAACTTGCTTccagaattaatattttatatatatatatatatatatatatatatatatatatatatatatatatattaatagtaatCTACATAAGTAAATGATGTCAATACTTGTGGTCACCAGTACATGTGTGTCgttccacccccccaccccagatGCTGAGACCAGTGAGCAGGGTCTGGTAGTGAATTTCTGGAATGGGCACACAGAGAGGGTGAGACCAGGAGTGGCCATCCAGGTCCCCCTGCAGCTGTTTGAATTCCTTGTTCTAGAACTCCAGATGCCCCTGTCAGCTAGACGGAAGCTCCAAGAAATTTCTCCGGGTTACCCCAAGACCACTCCCCCTGGGTATAGGCCGTGGATGGCTGAGATAGTCCCAGCTGAGTATTCCTGTAGCTATTCAGCCACCTCCACTCCCTCAGGAGCCCACTTTATCTGTCCACACCGGCCTGGCATTAACTGCCATAGCCTGTCAATTTTGGATGTGAGTAGGGATGCCCTGCTTGAAGGAACCCCTGGGATTGGTCTATTGAATGAGGATACGAGGGTGGAGGGGCAGAGCCAGAGATCCCTTGGAAGATCTGCTGCTTCTGATCTTTGTACCCCTTCACGTCCAAAAAAGGGGGTGCAAGCTGTGCGGTTTAAGGATGGAACACACAGTAAATCAGAGCAGCTGCAGATCAAACATGGAGGTGCACGAAAGGTAAATGTGGCTATTCTTATTGTTTACACAGGGCAGCCCTTTGAGCTTGTATACTTATGGTCAAGTGAAGTTGGACAATGTAAATATTAATCTGACCTAAACATTgtacatgtacaaaaacagctaTCAGGCATTTAATAAAGATGTGATGTCTATTAAAAAATGCCTGATGAACAACAGCTTCTAAAATGACCCTAGCTTTCATTCACCCCATTTCTACCATGCAGCATTCATTCAGCCGTGTCATTGCTGTTGTCATAGTCTTGGCTTGAATTCTGATTTCTCCTGCTGTTTCCCTTTATGTCAGTATGTTTGACCTGTTCTCTGAGTTAGCAGGCTGTGATGCACGGTTGTGTTTGCAGGATGTCTGGAGAGGCACTTCCACTAGCACTGTGGGGAATGTGATCCACTGCAGGGCAGTGGACCCAGGCTGTAGCTTGAGGGAACCTTTGTGGGATAGGGAGAAGAGGGCAAATGATGAATGGAGGCACAGTGACCCACCACCTACCTCCCCAATCAGCAACAGACCTGGTAGGAGAACTCACAGTGAAGCCTTTACATTTACCAAAGTGAACCATTTATCTTTGAAAtactctatttctttttttttttcatttatcttggTGATCATAAATGATACTGGATTGTCAGCAATGTAACTTCTCACTGTATGTGTCCCTGCTTATGTATAGCATAAGTAAGCAGTGGCAAGGTGCACTTACACGTATTGTCCCACAAGTAAGCCCTGAAAGAACTGCTCTCTTAAGGGGTATAAAGACTAAAGGGTATGAGGCTGAAGTGACTTTTGTTACTTGTTTCTCTTTATGTTTCCCACTTGAAAAAAACATCTGCAAATTCTCTATTAGTGTAACGATGAAGATGCTGCATTTGCCCTGATATAGAGTTTGCAAGGCAATGCTTAGGAATAGTAGATTAGGCTGATGCAGAAGAGTTCACTAGTATTTAACTAcagtttacaaactgctaaactatgacaccaatgttttttttttttgtcttacttTGAAAACAATCATGGGAAACAgcagatttaatttattttaatgcaattacTAATGTTTAACTGCAAATATTAAAGGCTTCATATTTGTAGCATCAATTGTGAACTGTTTTCCAGGGTTTACTTTCACAAGCGAGACAAGTCACAGAGAGGTGTTCCAGGGTATCCATCAGGCATTGAGAAGAGATCAAAAAGCCATTGAGGCAAACTTGTCTCAGAAGAAGGTATCAGATTTCCCCAAAATGGAGTGTGGACAGGGGGCTGCTTGTCTTTAGGTTTACGTAGTGTGGgaccagcgctccagataagctgcgaactgggtgttttacacactgaaaaaatattaattactttgatattaaaatgtaatgcataaaatacacatattgttatcaagcttcttgtacttcgttgGTTCGCGgtgtctcaatggtcaattgttaTATACTGAAAGTGGTAGCTAGAGAATGCTGGTGTCTGgctaacattttcttttaagtatGTTTCGATCCACTTatttgcaatgcatgtttgtgacaGGATTCTTGATCTTCAGGATTTCTCTGCACTGTTTTTGTATCCCTCAagctaacctaccaatttacctatctgtcaaccaCATTTTCGGAAGTTTAATctacttaataaatacaatattctttgTTTGCAGAGTCAGGTTGCTATAGCAAAGctatcaataaggaatacaatatagtcactccgcgtggagtgcaggatgcgccccatagcctgAAGGTCAGAGGtttgggtccaggctattccactgccggctgtggacgggagttcacagggggtggcacacaattggtaGAGTGCAGCcaaggtggggagggcttaggtcagccagggtttcctcggctcaccacccaccaacgacccctgtagactggccaggcgcctgcgggcctgcctgtaagctactcagagctgcgtggtcctctgacgctgtagctctgaggtggctgcatggcggacCCACAGAGTGAACAGAAATGGACCGCTGGCggcacatgtttcagaggacgcgtgtgtctGTCTTCatccctcctgagtcagcgcgggggtggcagcggtgagccaggttgaaataaaaataattggacatttcaagtggggagaaaataagaaaaaataattgctgattccaaatttataaaaaaattaaactaaaatgtaaggcagtagttaatgcatacccaaTATGTTAGcattaaaatatgtactgtatttattggaaGTACCCGTGACTTtgaggtaatgttgcattttactcacccaaaataaattttaggaggagagggaggggtcaagagtAACACAGAGGTTTTTAGCAGAAAGAGATGGCGAGATATTGTAGTTAAAGGAAACTGAGAGGGAGGGAAAGGAAACAGAAaatcaggcaagagcagtgcctgaGATCCACAGgtcagagcgagagagaggagaggactaGCATGATTGACAGAGAGGTCAAAGAGAATTACAGTGGAGGAGACAGTCAGTTACAGAGAGGAGGTGGAAAGGGAGAAAGCCAGCAGAATGAGAAATGAATGTTAAAATCAGCTAACAAAATGATAGGAATAGAGGTGGTGATAGAAAACAGGAAGACGTCAAGCTCATCAAGGAAGTGAGCAGGAGGACGGGGCCGGGGTGGGGATAAAGAACAATAAGGAGCAGATGACAGAGAG
This window of the Polyodon spathula isolate WHYD16114869_AA chromosome 7, ASM1765450v1, whole genome shotgun sequence genome carries:
- the LOC121318513 gene encoding uncharacterized protein C11orf16-like isoform X1; its protein translation is MPAHTPLCHACAPPNLFNGLREWNIAFVIDTSGSMYSKLLGVKEHLIQALYDRAYKLPDFRFNIVEFNSEVSKWCDRSVRCSPHTLAEAVAWIRCLECRSVSDSWTTLTALATAFEDPACHAVCLVTDGLPDSSPGGARPWLENWPPVHVVYLSQSSPQWLLQEIARETGGTFHMSALESTSVVEAAMPLSQAFCSVLGGSDSSLCYFGVPLHWPALCIPNSHRRPVKAAVKGDSVDGSQGGPRLVRGARILARRYQDGFYYLGHLSQEVPGLEEVFTVEFESSKHFRGRAGCRLQETRLCDLVQYEDAMRCPVTPGDSVLAPWEPDLERYGPGTVLLGQERRGHNSDAETSEQGLVVNFWNGHTERVRPGVAIQVPLQLFEFLVLELQMPLSARRKLQEISPGYPKTTPPGYRPWMAEIVPAEYSCSYSATSTPSGAHFICPHRPGINCHSLSILDVSRDALLEGTPGIGLLNEDTRVEGQSQRSLGRSAASDLCTPSRPKKGVQAVRFKDGTHSKSEQLQIKHGGARKDVWRGTSTSTVGNVIHCRAVDPGCSLREPLWDREKRANDEWRHSDPPPTSPISNRPGFTFTSETSHREVFQGIHQALRRDQKAIEANLSQKKKKSR
- the LOC121318513 gene encoding uncharacterized protein C11orf16-like isoform X2, with the translated sequence MPAHTPLCHACAPPNLFNGLREWNIAFVIDTSGSMYSKLLGVKEHLIQALYDRAYKLPDFRFNIVEFNSEVSKWCDRSVRCSPHTLAEAVAWIRCLECRSVSDSWTTLTALATAFEDPACHAVCLVTDGLPDSSPGGARPWLENWPPVHVVYLSQSSPQWLLQEIARETGGTFHMSALESTSVVEAAMPLSQAFCSVLGGSDSSLCYFGVPLHWPALCIPNSQRPVKAAVKGDSVDGSQGGPRLVRGARILARRYQDGFYYLGHLSQEVPGLEEVFTVEFESSKHFRGRAGCRLQETRLCDLVQYEDAMRCPVTPGDSVLAPWEPDLERYGPGTVLLGQERRGHNSDAETSEQGLVVNFWNGHTERVRPGVAIQVPLQLFEFLVLELQMPLSARRKLQEISPGYPKTTPPGYRPWMAEIVPAEYSCSYSATSTPSGAHFICPHRPGINCHSLSILDVSRDALLEGTPGIGLLNEDTRVEGQSQRSLGRSAASDLCTPSRPKKGVQAVRFKDGTHSKSEQLQIKHGGARKDVWRGTSTSTVGNVIHCRAVDPGCSLREPLWDREKRANDEWRHSDPPPTSPISNRPGFTFTSETSHREVFQGIHQALRRDQKAIEANLSQKKKKSR